The segment tagtcttgtctatagtcaaatctataatctagtctatagtctagtctatagtctagtctatagtctaatctttggtctagtctatagtatagtttatagtctattctattgtgtagtttatagtctagcctattgtctatTCATagcatagtcaagtctatagtctagtctatggtctagtctttattcaAGCCTTAGGACGCGTTGTAGACTACTGTCACAAAACAGATGAAATGACGCGTGACAGGCGTGAAATGCGTTAAAGCCTTAACTTGTGCTGTGTGCTTCCACCTTTAATACGACACACATTGTTGCAGCAAATATTAAACACTATCTTTTTAGTACATTCTCCTTAGGCCTTGCTCTATTATGCTGGAATAACTAAATTGCCGTAATCCTCCCACTTGCAATTTTGCCCATTAAAACATTTTCGTTATTAAGTCGCGCATTCACATTAATTGACTCTCCCCTTTCTATTATAAGTTTTTgacatttctcttttttaatagTATACATACTAATCTAAGCACATTTAGTTCTCGCGAAATTTTCACACGGTTCGGTTGGTTAGAAGAAGTGTCGtggtgttttttgttaaattttaaaagaaaaaataagaaatatttaaatatttttgcataaaaatataataaaactatagtttaataggtgtacaaaaaaatttccttgaaaatctaaaagaaaatataagaaaatctgTTGAAAAATTTGCAAGAAAATCTGCGCCGGTCGTTGTTTCCTTTTCACCGGGCCGTTCGTAGCGTTAATACAAAGAGTGTTAAAGTGTTAGTGAGAAATGATGAGATAAGAGAAAGCTTTAAAGAGCAGAGCAAAGTAAGAGAGAAATTAAAGCTTagagaaaaatataagaaaaagaaatataagaaaaaataatgaatgtgTTATTGATGAAGTTTCCGTAATTTTTGCTGTttccttttgttgttattgtttgctTAATAAGAAAAGTGTTAATGCAGTGCTAAGTTGAAATGTTAAAGGAAATGTAAAAAAGTTATGTTAATGAAGccatatgttaaaaatgtaaataaaaaagaataagtAGTAGATATGAaagtgtttttaagaaaatgtatgtttattaaaagaaaatagaaaaaaggtcagaaattaagcaaaaaaacagagaacaaattaaaaaaaatcagctgCAACGGATAtggaaataattaaacaatgtaagtaaagattttttaacagaatttattattttattaaacgaaTGAAAGGTTGTTGACTTTGCTtaatatattaacattttatttactgttgtggtaattttatataaactttatattaaaaaagactaaaaactaaagtctatacaatagactagaatatacactaAAGTTTCGTGTAtacattagactatactatacactagcACCTTCTATACTTCCCTGCACACTAAACAAAGCCATACTTTAAGGAACTTtaagtataatattttataaatgaaacaatacagaaaactaaatttttattaaaatgacaaaaactaataaattttctatttttgcttCTCTAGTCATGTAAATAACTTGTtaaatgcattattttataaaaattttcactttttaaaaaaagtagtagaaaagtacttttttcattattgatgcaaaaaatccaaaattttgtattttacgtCTAGTTTCAGTTATatataaagaagaaataaaaaaatgctgaaaattataaaaaagtagtaaaaaagtacttttttttaaattaaactaaatttttattaaaaaattgttacaatgaCTTAGAAGAATAAACTTTTATAGTTAAACTTTACTATAGAgagcaaattaaaaacaaaacattgttTATGTATTCAAAGACTAGATGATGATCCTCCTTTAAGCAGGCAAATAGAGTTCTTTGCGCAATGTTGTATAGGTTTCGGGCAGCATAAAATCATTTTCGGATGCACGTTTATTCGATATCTCTCTAGTAACAGCCGTTAAAATGTCAACCATATGTTTGCtaaaatagtttttgagaaaagaaaaagaaaatgaacagaaaattgtgaaaaaaaacttttacaacttACCGATTACCATAGTTCTGTACAAATTTACATAACGATTCAATATACCAGGAACCTTTTTCAGGATCTCTTAAAGATTCGGTACCCTTTATGGCAGAAATACCCAACAGTATGTCGGCATAGGCATCAGGTGAAAAGTTTTGAATGGATTTTGTACTTGTCTAAAATAAGAATAGTATCAAGATGTAAAAGCTTTAGTCTTTTAAATGTTCGAAAATACCGTATCGACTTTTGGATCATGCTTTTGGCAGGCTTGAAATAAAAGCATCTTTGGTTTTCCCCTCAAGGTGTCAGCAGTTAGTATCTCTTTTATTTCGGCTATGGCTACCGGTATCGAATTACAGCCATATACAGCACCTGTCATAAAACGTAACATAGATTTGAAggaaacaacataaaaattaattaaattttttctaatttaaagcaaaaaaaaagtagtagaaaaatactttttacaattaagactaaaactaataaatttcatCATTTTGCTTCTTTAGTCATGCAAATAACTTGTTTgatgcatttttttataaaaattttcactttttaaaaaagtagtagaaaagtacttttttcattaTTGATGTAAAAAagccaaaattttgtattttacttctaattttagttgaatataaaaaagaaataaaaaaaaactgaaaattagaaattttttaaaaagtagtagaaaagtacttttttaattaaagaaaaatcttataaattttctatttttgcttCCCTAGTCATGTAAATAACTTGTtaaatgcattattttataaaatttttcactttttaaaaaagtagtagaaaagtacttttttcattaTTGATGCAAAAAagccaaaattttgtattttacttttaattttagttaaatataaagaagaaataaaaaaatacgcaaaatttaaaaattttaaaaaagtagtagaaaagtacttttttaaattaaagcaaaatcttttaaattttctatttttgcttCCCTGTTTGTGTATACGACCTGTTTGATgcataattttatacaaattttcactttttaaaaaagtagtagaaaagtacttttttcatttagatcaaaatttaacgaaattttctattttttctagttttagttGAACATAAAGGAAAAATGGAAAATAGAagcaaatttttacatttttaaaaaagtagtagaaaagtacttttttaaaataaagcaaaatcttataatttttttatttttgcctcCTTAGTCATGTAAAAATCTTGTtaaatgcattattttatacaaatttccactttttaaaaaagtagtagaaaagtactttttttcattttgatgcaaaaaagtcaaaattttgtattttacttctaattttagttaaatataaagaagaaataaaaaaatacgcaaaatttaaaaattttaaaaaagtagtagaaaagtacttttttaaattaaagcaaaatcttttaaattttctatttttgcttCCCTGTTTGTGTATACGACCTGTTTGATgcataattttatacaaattttcactttttaaaaaagtagtagaaaagtactttttcatttagattaaaattaaacaaaattttctattttttctagttcgtaagttttacttttaattgcaggaaaatgttaatgaacttatttttttaaatttttataattgaaaaaagtacttttctactacttttttaaattattaaaattgaaaaaaataataattttctaaagctgatttgcattaaaatgtaagaaaaatgtgaaattttgtgcaatttttctatttaaaaaatagtattttttactAACTTATGTTTAGATTTTTGCTCTTACCTTCCATGCCATGTGATAGTATGCAAATAATAATGGAGTCTTTAAGCAAACTTTTCTTGGTAGTTTCACGTATGTAATGTAAAATTTCCAAATGTGTAagattattaaataacaaaggTATATAACCGTAGGAGGAAAATACTGTTTTAAGTTTATCACGATCGAAGTCGGTACCTCTACGGTGAGgatcaaatttattttctggTAATAGATGCTAAAGGGAAAATTTGTTAACAGAAATATAAGaatgaattttaaagttaaaattaccTGTAAACTAGGATCAGTTTCTTCATAGAatgtattttgatttattatcaaaatataaCCAGCattctttttagttattttataacGTTCGGCAGCATCAAAATCTCCAGATAATTCAGCTTTAACTTCACTAAGCTGGGTAGTCGTACAGGAATCGTGCGATACAGAAATGCCAGAATCTTTATCCACGTCCGGCTGTTCCTCCAGTCTATCATTGTTGATCGCTTGTTGTTCTTGATTAATAGTTACGTTATCTAACTGTTGATTTATGGTTGCAAGTAGTAAATTCTTAAATGAATCcatatcattaaatttaaaaaattcaataagtaTTTGCATATTAGAGTTTTCCAAATTTCTATTGCCCACAGCAATCACCCGTTTCAGCAaccaatttaagaaaaatacctCCAAATAGGAATAATCATAGAAACGTAAATGTTGACACTCTTCATATTTTGTATGGATATATTGAATCAGCCGGCCGGTCTGTTCTAGTGTTAAACGTTCggcaattttatataaaaccttTAGTAAAGGATGTATATAAACACTTATTTCGGCTACATGTGGCAAATAATGATGATAGATTTCCTGCCAGGGCAAACCCAATTTGCGTAAGACTTTTTTGGCCCGGATTATAGCTAAGGCTTCCACTAAATGTAAACGCCAATTTTCAggatttatatttgtataatttatcaATATATCACTGGTAATTAATTGACCTGTTGCTTGTAAACCTTTACCCTGAGGTGGTTGTTGtgctaatattattaatttttgtaatatataacCATAGGCGTTACTATCGGCTCCAAACAATAGGAAACTCAAAGAAACCTGCCAAGTTATTAGTCATTAttagttgtttgttttgaaacttcTTTCGAAATGTTTATACTTACCAATTGATAATAACATAAAtcagtttcaatatattgtaAATCCTCCACAGCTATGTCCTCTATACGTTTCATAATGTTTTTGGGTCGGAAGCTCATTTTTCCtagaatttataacaaaaaaatttcttctttcgtttttagttttatgctgcttcttctttgttttgtttttttatttttttattgtaaaagtttaACAGTGCTGTTAAATTGacgttatttttttccaatGCTTTTCAAGACGTTTTAGCtgttttttgtaagaaaaaatttgCATGGCAACACTAATAatagcaaaagaaaaacaaaagctaGCAAAGTTGCcactcaaaaataatttttgttgacaaaTTTTTGCTAAGAATACAACAACAAagtaaaagttaagaaaaaccTAATGCTAATACTTATAAGTATAGTTACACTAGCGAAAAGGGCAAgggaacatttaaaatattataaattaactaaaagtaATGTTATTAAACACGTGGCTGCCTTATTTAGTATTAactgtttacaatttttaaaacactcTTGTTTTgaaagatatatagatagatagatagacagatagatagatagatagatagatagatagatagatagatagatagatagatagatagatagatagatagatagatagatagatagatagatagatagatagataaatagatagatagatagatagatagatagatagatagatagatagatagatagataggtatatagatagatagataaatagatagatagacagatagatagatagatagatagatagatagatagatagatagttaatccaacgatttataataatttaaaatttttttttataaaatcttttaacatttctctttattattttatatataaaaatagtttttttatatcctTATCTACATATATTACTTCCTACTTGGCAAATAAAGATCTTTACGTAATGTACTTATAGTTGAAGGCAGCATAACTTGATTTGCATCACCTTTACGCTTGGAAATGTCACGTATAACAGTAGTTAAAATATCCATCATATGTTTgctatatttaaaaagaaaaaagaaaaacaaagttaaaaaaaatcagggaaaagtttaaaaagtacttACCCATCaccatatttttgtataaatttacacAAAGCATCCACAAACCAACTGCCATGTTCAGTATGACGCATAGCATCGGTACCCGGCATGGAAGACATGGCCAGTAATATATCAGCATAGGCATCGGgagaaaaatttcttatagatgaagaacttttctaaaaaaaaaaataaacaaaagaaagtttaatttttgcatttttcctCAAAAAAAAACCGCATCCTAAATACCGTATCCACCGTAGCTATGTTCCTTTGACAAGCTTGTATTATTAAGATTTTAGGTTTTCCTTTTAATGTGTCATTCGTTAAGATTTCCTTAATTTCTGTTATAGCTACGGGTACACTGTTTGAACCGAAAACAACCccttgaaatatataaaaaaagttgttaataaaagttttccTTAACAAAATGTTCTATTCTATTCTCTTACCTTCCATGCCGTGTGATAATATGCAAATAATTATAGAATCTTTTAGTAGACTTCTCTTAACAGTTTCACGTATTTGATGTAATATTTCTAAATGTGTAAGATTTTCATATAATAACGGTATATAACCGAATGAGGAAAAAACTTCCTTTAGTTTATCACGATCcacattagtgccattacgttTAGATATGGCATCATGCATAAATGGTACGAGATgctttttaaaatagaaaaaaattagataaaagaatagacaatatactatagaatagtctatagtctggactatagagtagactgtagaatatactatagtctggactaaagattagaTCATAGTCTGGgcaataatatagactatataccgGACTGtagattagtatatagactagactatagattagattatagtctgtaccagagactagactattgactagactatagactggactatagattagactatagtctggactgtagattagaccatagactatactatacaatagactatagactagactatagactagactataaactagactatagactggactatagactagactatagactagactatagactatactatagactatactatagactagactatacactagactatactatagactagactatacactagactatagactagactagagactatactatagactagactatacactagactatagactagactatagactagactagattatagactagactatagactagaaaaattagataaaagaatagacaatatactatagaatagtctatagtctggactatagagtagactgtagaatatactatagtctggactaaagattagaTCATAGTCTGGgcaataatatagactatataccgGACTGtagattagtatatagactagactatagattagattatagtctgtaccagagactagactattgactagactatagactggactatagattagactatagtctggactgtagattagaccatagactatactata is part of the Lucilia cuprina isolate Lc7/37 chromosome 3, ASM2204524v1, whole genome shotgun sequence genome and harbors:
- the LOC111685143 gene encoding caspase-8-like, with the protein product MSFRPKNIMKRIEDIAVEDLQYIETDLCYYQLVSLSFLLFGADSNAYGYILQKLIILAQQPPQGKGLQATGQLITSDILINYTNINPENWRLHLVEALAIIRAKKVLRKLGLPWQEIYHHYLPHVAEISVYIHPLLKVLYKIAERLTLEQTGRLIQYIHTKYEECQHLRFYDYSYLEVFFLNWLLKRVIAVGNRNLENSNMQILIEFFKFNDMDSFKNLLLATINQQLDNVTINQEQQAINNDRLEEQPDVDKDSGISVSHDSCTTTQLSEVKAELSGDFDAAERYKITKKNAGYILIINQNTFYEETDPSLQHLLPENKFDPHRRGTDFDRDKLKTVFSSYGYIPLLFNNLTHLEILHYIRETTKKSLLKDSIIICILSHGMEGAVYGCNSIPVAIAEIKEILTADTLRGKPKMLLFQACQKHDPKVDTTSTKSIQNFSPDAYADILLGISAIKGTESLRDPEKGSWYIESLCKFVQNYGNRKHMVDILTAVTREISNKRASENDFMLPETYTTLRKELYLPA